The proteins below come from a single Bubalus kerabau isolate K-KA32 ecotype Philippines breed swamp buffalo chromosome 19, PCC_UOA_SB_1v2, whole genome shotgun sequence genomic window:
- the SLC25A29 gene encoding mitochondrial basic amino acids transporter isoform X2, which translates to MALDFLAGCAGGVAGVLVGHPFDTVKVRLQVQSVEKRQYRGTLHCFQAIIKQESVLGLYRGLGSPLLGLTFINALVFGVQGNTLRALGRDSPLNQFLAGAAAGAIQCVICCPMELAKTRLQLQEAGPARTYRGPLDCLAQIYRQEGLRGVNRGMVSTLLRETPSFGVYFLTYDVLTRALGCEPGDRLLVPKLLLAGGTSGIASWLSTYPVDVVKSRLQADGLQGAPRYRGIVDCVQQSYREEGWRVFTRGLASTLLRAFPVNAATFATVTVVLSYARGEEARLEGDAGSAALAQPSSL; encoded by the exons GTGTGGCAGGCGTGCTGGTGGGACACCCGTTTGACACGGTCAAG GTGCGGCTTCAGGTCCAGAGTGTGGAGAAGCGCCAATACCGAGGGACCTTGCACTGCTTCCAGGCCATCATCAAGCAGGAGAGC GTGCTGGGCCTGTACCGAGGCCTGGGGTCGCCGCTCCTGGGGTTGACCTTCATCAACGCGCTGGTGTTCGGCGTGCAGGGCAACACCCTGCGGGCGCTGGGCCGGGACTCGCCGCTGAACCAGTTCCTGGCGGGCGCGGCGGCCGGGGCCATCCAGTGCGTCATCTGCTGCCCCATGGAGCTGGCCAAGACGCGGCTGCAACTGCAGGAGGCGGGCCCAGCGCGCACCTACCGCGGGCCCCTGGACTGCCTGGCGCAGATCTACCGGCAGGAGGGCCTGCGCGGCGTCAACCGGGGCATGGTGTCCACGCTGCTGCGCGAGACGCCCAGCTTTGGCGTCTACTTCCTCACCTACGACGTGCTGACGCGCGCACTGGGCTGCGAGCCGGGCGACCGCCTGCTGGTGCCCAAACTGCTGCTGGCGGGCGGCACTTCCGGCATCGCGTCCTGGCTCTCCACCTACCCCGTGGACGTGGTTAAGTCGCGGCTGCAGGCCGATGGGCTGCAGGGCGCGCCGCGCTACCGAGGCATCGTCGACTGCGTGCAGCAGAGCTACCGTGAGGAGGGCTGGCGCGTGTTCACGCGGGGGCTGGCCTCCACGCTGCTGCGCGCCTTCCCGGTCAACGCCGCCACCTTCGCCACCGTCACCGTGGTGCTCAGCTACGCCCGCGGCGAGGAGGCCCGGCTGGAGGGCGATGCTGGGTCCGCCGCCCTGGCCCAGCCCTCCAGCCTGTGA
- the SLC25A29 gene encoding mitochondrial basic amino acids transporter isoform X1, whose translation MGPTSGLLARVSPGVLRADPRELGTLTPRGHLTYLGPSFQVRLQVQSVEKRQYRGTLHCFQAIIKQESVLGLYRGLGSPLLGLTFINALVFGVQGNTLRALGRDSPLNQFLAGAAAGAIQCVICCPMELAKTRLQLQEAGPARTYRGPLDCLAQIYRQEGLRGVNRGMVSTLLRETPSFGVYFLTYDVLTRALGCEPGDRLLVPKLLLAGGTSGIASWLSTYPVDVVKSRLQADGLQGAPRYRGIVDCVQQSYREEGWRVFTRGLASTLLRAFPVNAATFATVTVVLSYARGEEARLEGDAGSAALAQPSSL comes from the exons ATGGGTCCAACCTCAGGCCTCCTGGCGAGAGTCTCCCCGGGGGTTCTGCGTGCCGACCCCAGAGAGCTGGGCACTCTGACTCCACGCGGCCACCTTACTTACCTTGGGCCCTCCTTCCAGGTGCGGCTTCAGGTCCAGAGTGTGGAGAAGCGCCAATACCGAGGGACCTTGCACTGCTTCCAGGCCATCATCAAGCAGGAGAGC GTGCTGGGCCTGTACCGAGGCCTGGGGTCGCCGCTCCTGGGGTTGACCTTCATCAACGCGCTGGTGTTCGGCGTGCAGGGCAACACCCTGCGGGCGCTGGGCCGGGACTCGCCGCTGAACCAGTTCCTGGCGGGCGCGGCGGCCGGGGCCATCCAGTGCGTCATCTGCTGCCCCATGGAGCTGGCCAAGACGCGGCTGCAACTGCAGGAGGCGGGCCCAGCGCGCACCTACCGCGGGCCCCTGGACTGCCTGGCGCAGATCTACCGGCAGGAGGGCCTGCGCGGCGTCAACCGGGGCATGGTGTCCACGCTGCTGCGCGAGACGCCCAGCTTTGGCGTCTACTTCCTCACCTACGACGTGCTGACGCGCGCACTGGGCTGCGAGCCGGGCGACCGCCTGCTGGTGCCCAAACTGCTGCTGGCGGGCGGCACTTCCGGCATCGCGTCCTGGCTCTCCACCTACCCCGTGGACGTGGTTAAGTCGCGGCTGCAGGCCGATGGGCTGCAGGGCGCGCCGCGCTACCGAGGCATCGTCGACTGCGTGCAGCAGAGCTACCGTGAGGAGGGCTGGCGCGTGTTCACGCGGGGGCTGGCCTCCACGCTGCTGCGCGCCTTCCCGGTCAACGCCGCCACCTTCGCCACCGTCACCGTGGTGCTCAGCTACGCCCGCGGCGAGGAGGCCCGGCTGGAGGGCGATGCTGGGTCCGCCGCCCTGGCCCAGCCCTCCAGCCTGTGA